From the genome of Vicia villosa cultivar HV-30 ecotype Madison, WI linkage group LG2, Vvil1.0, whole genome shotgun sequence, one region includes:
- the LOC131649108 gene encoding uncharacterized protein LOC131649108, with protein sequence MREYTKYSDLVAALLVAEQNNELLIKNHQARPKGTMPYPETNATTFNRGHGGFNRLKRRGGHVRFDSTNGHARFDGHNQEGYHGRNLFHGRNHFRGRGRGRGHMNSYRSPIYDQNNWNHKGKGKYIQEGPSRNYEDICYKCGKKGYWSKVCRTPEHLCKRQMAYVEEKGKEVNFNEIERKNDNTYFETADFVGGETY encoded by the coding sequence ATGAGGGAATACACTAAGTATTCTGATTTAGTTGCAGCCCTTCTAGTGGCAGAACAAAATAACGAGCTCCTTATAAAAAACCACCAGGCACGACCCAAAGGAACAATGCCATATCCTGAAACTAATGCCACGACCTTTAATCGTGGGCATGGTGGCTTTAATCGTCTTAAGAGACGTGGTGGTCATGTTCGTTTTGATAGTACAAATGGTCATGCTCGTTTTGATGGTCACAATCAAGAAGGATATCATGGTCGAAACCTTTTCCACGGTCGAAACCATTTTCGTGGTAGAGGACGTGGACGAGGTCATATGAATAGTTATAGATCCCCCATATATGACCAAAATAATTGGAATCACAAAGGAAAGGGTAAGTATATTCAAGAAGGTCCCTCAAGGAATTATGAGGATATATGCTACAAATGCGGAAAGAAAGGCTACTGGTCTAAGGTGTGTAGAACACCAGAACATTTGTGTAAAAGACAAATGGCATATGttgaagaaaagggaaaagaagtgAATTTTAATGAGATTGAACGCAAAAATGATAATACCTATTTTGAAACTGCTGATTTTGTTGGAGGTGAAACATATTAA